GGAGTTCTGCACCTGCTTCAACGATGCCGACGCGGTGGTCGTCGCCGACGTCTATGCCGCCGGCGAAGCGCCGATCGATGGCATCGACCGCGATCATTTCGTAGCGAGCCTGCGCGCCCACGGCCACCGTGAGGTGATCCCGCTGCCGGCGGCCTCGGAGCTCGCGGGCATCGTCAAGAAATTGGCGAAGCCCGGCGATCTCGTCGTGTGCTTGGGGGCAGGCAACATCACGCAATGGGCGTATGCCTTGCCGGACGAATTGAAGGCGCAGGGGTAGGGCGGTGAGCTTTCCCGACATCACCCCTTCGCTGAAAGCCGCGATGCCCGAGCTTCGCGGCCGACTGCTCGCCAACCAGTCGCTGGCCGAGCTCACCTGGTTTCGCGTCGGCGGCCCGGCGCAGGTGCTGTTCACGCCCGCGGACGAGGACGATCTCGCCTATTTCCTCGCGCATCTTGCGCCCGACATCCCGGTCTATGTCGTCGGCGTCGGCTCCAACCTCATCGTGCGCGACGGCGGCATTGCAGGCGTGGTGGTCCGTCTTGCCCCGCGCGCCTTCGGCGAAGCGAGCGCGAGCGGCGATGTGGTCACTGCCGGCGCTGCCGCGCTCGACAAGCGCGTGGCGGAAGTTGCGGCCGCCGCCAACATAGGCGGGCTCGAATTCTACTTCGGCATTCCCGGCACCATCGGCGGCGCGCTGCGCATGAATGCGGGCGCCAATGGCGGCGAGACCAAGGACGTGCTGATCGAGGCGCGGGGCGTCGGGCGCGACGGCACCAAGCACGTCTTCTCCAATGTCGACATGAAGTTCGTCTACCGTAACAGCGGCGTTGATCCATCCATCATCTTCACCTCCGCGCGCTTTCGCGGCGAGATCCGGGACGCTGAGACGATCCGCGCGCGGATGGCGGAGGTTCAGAGCCACCGGGAGAGCGCCCAGCCGATCCGCGAGAAGACCGGTGGCTCGACCTTCAAGAATCCGCCCGGTCATTCCGCCTGGAAGCTGGTCGACGCCGCCGGCTGCCGCGGCCTGCGCGTCGGTGGCGCGCAGGTCTCGGAAATGCACTGCAATTTCCTGATCAACACGGGCGATGCCACCGCGCACGACATCGAGACGCTGGGCGAGACCGTGCGCGAGCGCGTGAAGGCGAATTCCCGAATTGAGCTACACTGGGAAATCAAGCGGATCGGGGTTTCATGATTCCCGTCATTCCGGGATGCGCCGATAGGCGCAGGCCCGGAATCCATACCCCCAGGCTGTGGTTATCGATTCCGGGCTCGCGACTTCGTCGCGCCCCGGAATGACGAACGAGAGAGATTGCGGACTATGAACATGCGCATCACCATCCTCTTCGGCGGCTCCAACCGGGAGCGTCTGGTTTCCGTCGCCTCAGCTCAGGCGCTGCATCAGGCATTGCCCGAGGCCGATCTGTGGTGGTGGGACGTCGAGGACAAGGTGCATGTGGTGCAGTCCAAGCAGCTGCTCGACCATGCCCGTCCGTTCGAGGACGAGTTCAAGCCAGGTACGCGTGGCATTCCGCTGGAGCAGGCGCTCGACCAAGCCAAGGCGGAAGGCCGCGTGCTGGTGCTCGGCCTGCATGGCGGGCGCGCCGAGAACGGTGAATTGCAGGTGATGTGCGAAGCGCGTGGCGTGCCGTTCACCGGTTCGGGCTCGGCATCCTCGCATCTCGCCTTCGACAAGTTCGCAGCCAAGCATTTTGCCGCGCTCGGCGGTGTGACGCCGCCGGAAAACGTTCCGCTCGACAAGATCGACGAAGCCTTCGCCGAGTATGGCAGGCTGATCGCAAAGCCGGCGCGCGACGGCTCGAGCTACGGCCTGATCTTCGTCAATGCCAGGCAGGATCTCGTCGCCGTCCGCAACGCCGCCAAG
This genomic stretch from Bradyrhizobium daqingense harbors:
- the murB gene encoding UDP-N-acetylmuramate dehydrogenase, with translation MSFPDITPSLKAAMPELRGRLLANQSLAELTWFRVGGPAQVLFTPADEDDLAYFLAHLAPDIPVYVVGVGSNLIVRDGGIAGVVVRLAPRAFGEASASGDVVTAGAAALDKRVAEVAAAANIGGLEFYFGIPGTIGGALRMNAGANGGETKDVLIEARGVGRDGTKHVFSNVDMKFVYRNSGVDPSIIFTSARFRGEIRDAETIRARMAEVQSHRESAQPIREKTGGSTFKNPPGHSAWKLVDAAGCRGLRVGGAQVSEMHCNFLINTGDATAHDIETLGETVRERVKANSRIELHWEIKRIGVS
- a CDS encoding D-alanine--D-alanine ligase family protein; amino-acid sequence: MRITILFGGSNRERLVSVASAQALHQALPEADLWWWDVEDKVHVVQSKQLLDHARPFEDEFKPGTRGIPLEQALDQAKAEGRVLVLGLHGGRAENGELQVMCEARGVPFTGSGSASSHLAFDKFAAKHFAALGGVTPPENVPLDKIDEAFAEYGRLIAKPARDGSSYGLIFVNARQDLVAVRNAAKHEEYVIERYIAGVEGTCGVLERTDGSIIALPPIEIIPGEGNFDYAAKYLLKSTQEICPGRFSPEITAALKEQAMAAHRAMSCTGYSRSDFIISDKGLVYLETNTLPGLTKSSLYPKALKAEGIAFVDFLRGLIELAERRVRK